The Thioalkalivibrio thiocyanodenitrificans ARhD 1 genome window below encodes:
- a CDS encoding glycoside hydrolase family 57 protein has protein sequence MCAEHARRAAGRPLRVVLCWHMHQPQYRDVENRRYALPWTYLHAIKDYVDMAAHLEAAPDARAVVNFAPVLLEQIEDYAAQVRDHLARGEEIRDPLLSALAGDHMPDDPAGRRALAEACLHANHKHLIEPFPHFHVLVQMAQWLCDQPAGFLYQSEGFFADLVTWYHLAWLGETVRREDARVQSLMDKGQQFSLQDRRCLLEVIGEILGEVVSRYRQLAEQGRVELSFSPYAHPIVPLLLDLRAAREAVPDAPLPRCRAYPGGEERVRWHLERGLEVFERHFGRRPDGCWPSEGGVSTATLRLLAEYGIRWTASGENVLANSLREAGMLEDGEDRGWLHRPYVLEGADTVCFFRDDGLSDAIGFRYADWHADDAVGEFIHHLENIAAQGVDPDTVVSVILDGENAWEYYPANGYHFLQTLYARLSAHPGLQMTTFSECLGDLPGTTSLSRVVAGSWVHGSFSTWIGDAEKNRGWEMLVEAKQRLDAAIREGRLGGDRLEQALEQLAICEGSDWCWWFGDYNPASVVSEFERLYRHHLSVLYHLIDEPVPESLTRVFTHGGGHPAAGGTMRRGTAGHN, from the coding sequence ATGTGCGCTGAGCACGCGCGAAGGGCGGCCGGCCGGCCGCTCAGGGTCGTGCTGTGCTGGCATATGCATCAGCCCCAGTACCGGGATGTGGAGAACCGCCGCTACGCGCTGCCCTGGACCTACCTTCACGCCATCAAGGATTACGTGGACATGGCGGCCCACCTGGAGGCGGCCCCGGATGCGCGGGCAGTGGTCAACTTCGCCCCGGTGCTGCTGGAGCAGATCGAAGACTACGCCGCGCAGGTGCGGGACCATCTGGCGCGGGGCGAGGAGATCCGGGATCCCCTGCTGTCGGCCCTGGCCGGCGACCATATGCCCGACGATCCGGCCGGGCGCAGGGCCCTGGCGGAAGCCTGCCTCCATGCCAATCACAAGCATCTGATCGAGCCGTTTCCGCACTTTCACGTTCTGGTGCAGATGGCCCAATGGCTGTGCGATCAGCCGGCGGGGTTCCTGTATCAGTCCGAGGGTTTCTTCGCCGACCTGGTGACGTGGTATCACCTGGCGTGGCTCGGCGAGACGGTGCGGCGCGAGGATGCCCGGGTCCAGTCGCTTATGGACAAGGGCCAGCAGTTCAGTCTCCAGGACCGCCGCTGTCTGCTTGAGGTCATCGGGGAGATCCTTGGCGAGGTGGTGTCGCGTTACCGCCAGTTGGCCGAACAGGGGCGGGTGGAGCTGTCCTTCAGCCCCTATGCCCACCCCATCGTGCCACTGCTGCTGGATCTGCGCGCGGCGCGCGAGGCCGTGCCGGACGCGCCGCTGCCCCGGTGCCGCGCCTATCCGGGCGGCGAGGAACGGGTGCGCTGGCACCTGGAGCGGGGGCTCGAGGTCTTCGAGCGGCACTTCGGCAGGCGCCCAGACGGCTGCTGGCCGTCCGAGGGAGGTGTAAGTACGGCCACGTTACGGCTGCTTGCGGAGTACGGCATTCGCTGGACCGCGAGCGGGGAAAACGTGCTGGCCAACAGCCTGCGCGAGGCGGGAATGCTCGAGGATGGCGAGGACCGCGGCTGGTTGCACCGGCCTTACGTGCTGGAAGGCGCCGATACCGTCTGCTTCTTCCGGGACGACGGCCTGTCCGACGCCATCGGGTTCAGGTATGCCGACTGGCATGCGGATGATGCGGTGGGTGAGTTCATTCATCACCTGGAGAACATCGCGGCGCAGGGCGTTGATCCGGATACGGTGGTGTCCGTGATCCTGGATGGCGAGAATGCCTGGGAATACTACCCGGCCAATGGTTACCACTTTCTCCAGACCCTCTATGCCCGGCTCTCGGCGCACCCCGGATTGCAGATGACCACGTTCTCGGAGTGCCTGGGGGACCTGCCGGGTACCACGAGCCTGTCCCGTGTCGTGGCGGGAAGCTGGGTCCATGGCAGTTTCTCCACCTGGATCGGCGATGCGGAAAAGAACCGGGGATGGGAGATGCTCGTCGAGGCCAAGCAGCGGCTGGACGCGGCGATCCGCGAAGGGCGCCTGGGCGGCGATCGCCTGGAACAGGCCCTGGAACAACTGGCCATCTGCGAGGGTTCGGACTGGTGCTGGTGGTTCGGCGACTACAATCCGGCCTCGGTGGTGAGCGAGTTCGAGCGCCTGTACCGACATCATCTGTCCGTGCTCTATCACCTGATCGACGAACCCGTGCCCGAGAGTCTGACCCGGGTGTTCACCCATGGCGGCGGGCATCCGGCGGCAGGCGGCACCATGCGGCGCGGCACCGCCGGTCACAACTGA
- the malQ gene encoding 4-alpha-glucanotransferase, which yields MPRTHETPSPLDQRRAGVLLHPTSLPGPGPVGTLGLDALRFVEFLQAAGLTVWQMLPLSQPHDDGSPYQCMSVNAGNIDLICQRSLVEWGWLDATDEDIGRRNPFHCEQLRLARQGFLAVAEDSEREGFQHFVQQHAHWLEDYALYLALKQEHGGRPWWQWDAALRDRHTGALHKVRKRLDEVLDQYRFEQYVFYRQWGLLKEAANARGILLFGDMPIFVAHDSADVWAHRCLFDLDDAGQPRSVAGVPPDYFSATGQRWGNPHYDWTRMQAEGFQWWIERIASQLELVDLMRIDHFRGFEAYWSIPADEPTAMNGQWVEAPGEALFRTLKQRFGRLPLVAEDLGVITPEVEALRDGFGLPGMKILQFAFEGGADNPYLPHAHESNCVVYTGTHDNDTTVGWFQSCDEGLRNHVLDYLGQPAEPMPWPLVRSAFASVARLAVVPLQDLLGLDARHRMNVPGTTEGNWTWRFTWDQFEDGLDEKVRAMAAMYGRTPQAKSEG from the coding sequence GTGCCCAGAACCCATGAAACCCCATCCCCCCTGGACCAGCGCCGTGCCGGCGTCCTGCTGCATCCCACGTCGCTACCGGGGCCGGGACCCGTGGGCACCCTGGGCCTCGATGCCCTGCGCTTCGTGGAGTTTCTTCAGGCCGCGGGCCTGACCGTCTGGCAGATGCTGCCCCTGTCGCAGCCGCACGATGACGGCTCACCGTACCAGTGCATGTCCGTCAATGCGGGAAATATCGATCTGATCTGTCAGCGATCCCTGGTGGAGTGGGGCTGGCTGGACGCCACGGACGAAGACATCGGCCGGCGCAACCCGTTCCATTGCGAACAGCTGCGCCTGGCCCGCCAGGGGTTTCTTGCGGTGGCGGAGGATTCGGAGCGGGAAGGTTTCCAGCACTTCGTTCAACAGCACGCCCACTGGCTGGAGGACTACGCCCTCTATCTGGCTCTGAAGCAGGAACACGGCGGACGTCCCTGGTGGCAGTGGGACGCCGCGCTTCGTGACCGGCACACGGGGGCGCTGCACAAGGTGCGCAAGCGGCTGGATGAAGTGCTCGACCAGTATCGCTTCGAGCAGTACGTATTCTATCGCCAGTGGGGTCTGCTCAAGGAAGCAGCCAACGCACGGGGGATCCTGCTGTTCGGTGACATGCCCATCTTCGTGGCACACGACAGCGCCGATGTCTGGGCCCACCGATGTCTGTTCGATCTCGATGATGCCGGCCAGCCCCGAAGCGTGGCCGGCGTGCCCCCGGACTATTTCTCGGCCACCGGCCAGCGCTGGGGCAATCCCCATTACGACTGGACACGCATGCAGGCGGAAGGCTTTCAATGGTGGATCGAGCGCATCGCCTCGCAGCTGGAACTGGTGGACCTGATGCGTATCGATCATTTCCGCGGTTTCGAGGCCTACTGGTCCATCCCGGCCGATGAGCCCACGGCCATGAACGGGCAATGGGTCGAAGCGCCGGGCGAGGCGTTGTTCCGGACGCTGAAGCAGCGCTTCGGCCGCCTGCCCCTGGTGGCCGAGGACCTGGGCGTGATCACGCCGGAGGTGGAGGCGTTGCGCGACGGATTCGGCCTCCCCGGCATGAAGATTCTGCAGTTTGCTTTTGAGGGCGGGGCGGACAATCCCTATCTGCCCCATGCCCACGAATCCAACTGCGTCGTCTATACGGGCACCCACGACAACGACACCACGGTAGGATGGTTCCAGTCCTGTGACGAGGGACTGCGGAACCATGTGCTGGACTACCTGGGCCAGCCCGCCGAGCCCATGCCCTGGCCGCTCGTGCGCAGTGCATTCGCGTCCGTGGCGCGTCTGGCCGTGGTTCCCCTCCAGGACCTCCTGGGTCTCGATGCGCGCCACCGCATGAACGTGCCCGGGACCACCGAGGGCAACTGGACCTGGCGTTTCACCTGGGATCAGTTCGAGGATGGACTCGACGAAAAGGTGAGGGCAATGGCGGCCATGTACGGCAGGACACCCCAGGCGAAGTCGGAAGGGTGA
- a CDS encoding DsrE family protein, with protein sequence MSPQRPTLTFRSLCLVLALMAGPALASGSAGTGGYVSLEGVEEFRGVVDLSHGEPATVLRYLQLVAQMDEDLKEMGLDRRIVVAMRGGAVRYLRSDRSPIPHADQIVAEEIADAVAALDARHIRIEACKVAMDRFEVPVDGVLEAVNVVDNTFITLIGFQQQGYGLVAIP encoded by the coding sequence ATGAGCCCGCAACGCCCCACCCTCACGTTCCGATCCCTGTGTCTGGTGCTGGCCCTGATGGCCGGCCCTGCCCTTGCCTCCGGATCCGCCGGTACGGGCGGGTATGTGTCTCTCGAGGGCGTGGAAGAGTTCCGCGGTGTGGTGGATCTGAGCCACGGGGAACCCGCCACGGTGCTGCGCTATCTGCAACTGGTGGCGCAGATGGACGAGGATCTGAAGGAGATGGGTCTGGATCGACGCATCGTCGTGGCCATGCGTGGCGGCGCGGTACGCTACCTGCGCAGCGACCGCAGCCCCATTCCCCATGCGGACCAGATCGTCGCCGAGGAGATTGCGGATGCGGTGGCAGCCCTGGACGCGCGTCATATCCGCATCGAGGCCTGCAAGGTGGCCATGGATCGATTCGAGGTGCCGGTTGACGGCGTGCTGGAGGCAGTGAACGTGGTGGACAACACCTTCATCACCCTGATCGGCTTCCAGCAGCAGGGCTATGGTCTGGTGGCGATACCCTAG
- a CDS encoding phage major capsid protein, which translates to MELKQIIEENKAAVEQFGGKIKTMGEAVHELQNRLHEVEQKGAGGMRPANSGTVHDFGRAVVESEQFKALASGNAKHVKMSLDVDLLSKNTLTGDEGSPAQPGSTLSPATRMPGIVMPAERSLRIRDLLPVMQADSNLVEVTRELAFSNNAAPQASEGAEKAETDLTFELIEAPVRTIAHFIKVSKQALSDQAALGLYLDRRMRYGVGLAEEVQVLTGNGTGSNMSGLIQNATAFTGPATGDTHLDTLSRAIEQVEVADYSASGIVLNVADWRAITRLKDNEDRYLMGGPAASAAMLWGLPVVPSNSMPQGQFLVADFNRAAILWDRQNVTVEMFEQDETNVQRNLVTIRAEMRSTVTVILPTAIVHGSF; encoded by the coding sequence ATGGAACTCAAGCAGATTATCGAAGAAAACAAGGCCGCCGTTGAGCAGTTCGGCGGCAAGATCAAAACCATGGGCGAGGCCGTCCACGAGTTGCAGAATCGGCTTCACGAGGTCGAGCAAAAAGGCGCTGGCGGGATGCGTCCCGCGAACTCCGGGACCGTGCATGACTTCGGACGCGCCGTGGTGGAGTCCGAGCAGTTCAAGGCCCTGGCCTCGGGCAACGCCAAGCATGTGAAAATGAGCTTGGACGTGGACCTGCTGTCGAAGAACACGCTTACCGGCGATGAAGGTTCCCCTGCACAGCCCGGGTCAACGCTCAGTCCCGCGACCCGGATGCCCGGTATTGTCATGCCTGCCGAGCGGTCCTTGCGTATCCGCGACCTGCTGCCGGTCATGCAGGCGGATTCCAACCTGGTGGAGGTCACGCGGGAACTGGCGTTCTCCAACAATGCCGCGCCCCAGGCGTCCGAGGGTGCCGAGAAGGCCGAAACGGATCTGACCTTTGAACTGATCGAGGCCCCCGTGCGCACCATCGCGCACTTCATCAAGGTATCCAAGCAGGCATTGAGCGATCAGGCCGCCTTGGGCCTCTACCTGGATCGGCGGATGCGTTACGGGGTCGGGCTGGCCGAGGAAGTGCAGGTGCTTACCGGCAACGGCACCGGGTCGAATATGTCCGGCCTGATCCAGAACGCAACCGCCTTCACCGGACCCGCCACCGGCGATACCCACCTGGATACCCTGTCACGGGCAATCGAGCAGGTGGAGGTGGCGGATTATTCCGCCTCCGGCATCGTGCTGAACGTCGCTGACTGGCGAGCAATCACGCGCCTGAAGGATAACGAGGACCGCTACCTTATGGGCGGCCCTGCGGCCTCTGCTGCGATGCTGTGGGGGCTTCCCGTGGTGCCGTCGAACTCCATGCCGCAAGGTCAGTTCTTGGTGGCCGACTTCAACCGGGCGGCCATTCTGTGGGATCGGCAGAATGTCACCGTGGAGATGTTCGAGCAGGACGAAACCAACGTCCAGCGGAACCTGGTGACGATTCGGGCGGAGATGCGCAGCACGGTGACCGTGATCCTTCCGACTGCGATTGTGCATGGTAGCTTCTAA
- a CDS encoding HK97 family phage prohead protease produces the protein MTENLLFELKAATTPQGIVEGIASPYGEQDAQGDVVMPGAFSDTLKKRLPAMLLHHDQSKVAGKWSEVRETDAGLLVRGQLALKTDAGREAYELSKADAVGLSIGFRLAEGGADYAHGARILKKLDLFEISFVGVPAAAGARLTGVKNLSVDITSPRTLESALREVGLSARQAKRLMSGGYRELLKTDEQAEAEELAEALRELNNLFAS, from the coding sequence ATGACTGAAAATCTCCTGTTTGAACTCAAGGCCGCGACCACGCCGCAAGGCATCGTGGAAGGCATTGCATCGCCCTATGGCGAGCAGGATGCCCAGGGCGACGTGGTGATGCCTGGTGCGTTTAGCGACACCCTAAAAAAGCGCCTCCCGGCGATGCTGCTTCACCACGATCAATCGAAAGTTGCGGGCAAGTGGTCCGAGGTGCGCGAGACGGACGCCGGGCTGCTGGTACGCGGTCAACTCGCGCTAAAGACAGACGCCGGACGTGAAGCTTACGAGCTATCGAAGGCAGACGCCGTTGGCCTGTCCATCGGCTTCAGGCTTGCCGAGGGTGGCGCGGACTATGCGCATGGTGCCCGGATACTGAAGAAGCTGGATCTATTCGAGATTAGCTTTGTGGGTGTCCCTGCGGCTGCTGGTGCCCGTCTGACCGGGGTCAAGAATCTGTCCGTGGATATCACTTCCCCGCGCACCCTGGAATCCGCCTTGCGCGAAGTCGGCTTGTCCGCCAGACAGGCCAAACGGCTCATGTCCGGCGGCTACCGCGAACTTCTCAAAACCGATGAGCAGGCCGAGGCCGAAGAACTGGCCGAGGCACTGCGCGAACTGAACAACCTATTCGCTTCCTGA
- a CDS encoding P27 family phage terminase small subunit codes for MKNRFAPPETLAAPEADIFVRLRDDFDIQDAPGLVLLHQLCRAHQLAREAREIVAREGLVVDGKAHPLLATIRDAEKQLAATMRQMNFDVEPLQAVGRPPMVA; via the coding sequence ATGAAGAACAGATTTGCACCACCTGAAACACTGGCCGCACCCGAGGCGGACATATTCGTGCGGCTGCGTGACGATTTCGATATTCAGGACGCGCCTGGGCTTGTGTTGCTGCACCAGCTTTGCCGGGCGCACCAGTTGGCCCGTGAAGCCCGCGAGATTGTGGCCCGGGAGGGTCTGGTGGTCGATGGCAAGGCGCATCCGTTGCTGGCGACGATCCGCGATGCCGAAAAGCAGCTGGCGGCCACGATGCGCCAGATGAATTTCGACGTCGAGCCTTTGCAGGCGGTGGGCCGCCCGCCGATGGTGGCCTGA
- a CDS encoding AAA family ATPase, which yields MTTRRVLLPEGIAGEKDINDYRESPEILKSADIKDSGFPAPLDWARLKDVKAPERVWATRGWVPMGHTTLLAGLGGLGKTLLAQTLGTCLAMGRDYFDEVPESRKVLMWAGEDDADELHRRQEDICRWMDLDMGELEGRFMLHPCNGADITLAEQINGHLAPTSALKELREKVSDTKPEVIILDSTARVYGGNENDRHQVTQFVSWLDNAAQGAAVMLLAHPAKGQGSEYSGTTAWEGSVRSRLFLSPTLPDGDPDEGSDTDDTRYLTRRKANYSGKDWRRFEYRDGVLIPESAAPKQRFGPQYAQDVVLRALRKLTEMGTDATASTASPSYAPKVAKEYGLLDGIDKRQFAAAMREMLKAGRLKTDVVGQYPNRSPKKGLVEVHK from the coding sequence ATGACGACCCGAAGAGTATTGCTCCCCGAAGGGATCGCAGGAGAAAAGGACATTAACGATTACCGCGAGTCGCCGGAGATTCTGAAAAGCGCCGATATCAAGGATTCGGGCTTCCCTGCCCCGCTCGACTGGGCACGCCTAAAGGACGTGAAAGCGCCTGAGCGGGTTTGGGCCACCAGGGGATGGGTGCCGATGGGACACACAACCCTGTTGGCGGGTTTGGGTGGGCTGGGTAAGACACTGTTGGCGCAGACACTCGGAACATGCCTTGCAATGGGCCGGGATTACTTCGACGAGGTCCCGGAATCCCGGAAGGTGCTCATGTGGGCCGGTGAAGATGATGCCGACGAGTTGCACAGGCGGCAGGAGGATATATGCCGCTGGATGGATCTTGACATGGGAGAGCTTGAGGGCCGCTTCATGCTCCATCCATGTAACGGCGCTGACATCACCCTTGCCGAGCAAATAAATGGGCACCTGGCCCCTACAAGCGCACTGAAGGAGCTTCGAGAGAAGGTATCGGACACCAAGCCCGAGGTAATCATTCTTGACTCTACGGCCCGAGTCTACGGAGGCAACGAGAACGACCGCCACCAGGTCACTCAGTTTGTCTCATGGCTCGACAATGCCGCCCAAGGCGCCGCCGTGATGCTGCTCGCGCACCCTGCCAAGGGCCAAGGGTCCGAATACTCGGGAACCACCGCTTGGGAAGGCTCTGTCCGCTCCCGCCTGTTTCTATCGCCAACCCTGCCCGATGGGGATCCCGATGAGGGAAGCGATACGGACGACACCCGGTACTTGACCCGAAGGAAGGCCAATTACTCCGGCAAGGACTGGCGCCGCTTCGAGTACCGGGACGGCGTGCTCATTCCCGAGTCTGCCGCACCAAAGCAACGGTTTGGCCCCCAGTACGCGCAAGACGTGGTGCTCCGCGCCCTTCGCAAACTCACGGAGATGGGCACAGACGCCACAGCATCCACGGCAAGCCCGTCCTACGCGCCCAAGGTGGCCAAAGAATACGGATTGCTCGACGGCATCGACAAAAGGCAGTTTGCCGCCGCCATGCGCGAGATGTTGAAGGCCGGACGACTCAAAACGGATGTTGTAGGTCAGTACCCAAACCGTTCTCCAAAGAAAGGATTGGTGGAGGTGCACAAGTGA
- a CDS encoding PriCT-2 domain-containing protein gives MTARLRETTLADAQAMLSAIPSDDRDVWVQMGMALHHEFGGAAWDVWDQWSRTSDRYDPRAARATWRSFSDAPNGRSVTIGTLIHMARTHGWRPTDTPTTKPRAPERPQESPQESPTLAYALRLWMAADRSSEAVASHPYAIAKGITWAAGAGRVKASGRVIGRDADCLVVPIREGATGRVQGVQVINPEGAKQTFGQLSGGALLLGNDLDKSIPWAVVEGWADAVSFVWHWHHGNAVGICAFGVGRMEDIARAIDERFQPREVLIIYDADQGGRL, from the coding sequence ATGACCGCCCGCCTGCGTGAAACAACCTTGGCCGATGCACAAGCCATGCTTTCGGCAATTCCGAGCGACGACCGCGACGTGTGGGTGCAGATGGGCATGGCCCTGCATCATGAATTCGGGGGCGCTGCATGGGACGTGTGGGACCAGTGGAGCCGAACGTCCGACCGCTACGACCCGCGTGCCGCCCGTGCAACCTGGCGGAGCTTTAGCGATGCCCCTAACGGAAGGTCCGTGACCATCGGGACGCTGATTCACATGGCCCGCACACACGGCTGGCGACCAACCGACACGCCCACCACCAAACCGAGAGCGCCGGAGAGGCCGCAGGAGTCCCCGCAGGAGTCCCCGACCCTTGCCTATGCCTTGCGCCTCTGGATGGCCGCTGATCGTTCCAGCGAAGCCGTGGCATCACATCCCTACGCAATCGCAAAGGGCATCACCTGGGCAGCCGGAGCCGGACGGGTGAAGGCATCGGGCCGGGTGATTGGCCGCGATGCTGATTGCCTGGTGGTGCCGATTCGTGAGGGAGCTACAGGCCGGGTACAGGGTGTGCAGGTAATCAACCCCGAAGGTGCGAAACAGACCTTCGGGCAACTGTCCGGGGGTGCCCTGCTGCTGGGCAATGACCTGGACAAGTCCATTCCCTGGGCCGTGGTCGAGGGGTGGGCCGATGCCGTGTCGTTTGTGTGGCACTGGCACCACGGAAACGCGGTCGGAATATGCGCCTTTGGAGTCGGACGCATGGAGGATATAGCCCGCGCCATAGATGAGCGATTCCAGCCGCGAGAGGTGCTGATCATCTATGACGCCGACCAGGGGGGCAGGCTATGA
- a CDS encoding helix-turn-helix transcriptional regulator, with product MAELPLTTQEAAERLGLKRTTLEAWRVRGFGPRFVKLGRCVRYRAADLDSWLESRTRTSTSAGAA from the coding sequence ATGGCAGAACTTCCCCTCACCACGCAGGAAGCCGCCGAGCGCCTTGGCCTGAAACGGACCACGCTGGAAGCCTGGCGGGTTCGAGGCTTTGGCCCCCGCTTCGTGAAACTCGGACGATGCGTGCGATACCGCGCCGCCGACCTGGATTCCTGGCTGGAGTCCCGCACTCGGACGTCCACCAGCGCCGGGGCCGCGTGA
- a CDS encoding tyrosine-type recombinase/integrase produces MKLNATTIKSVQAPQSGYVLLWDDDLQGFGLRVTAKGAKSYIVQAKIHGKTVRHTLGKHGVLTPDQARKRAKAKLGDMAEGKNPVAEKRRKKALSVTLADVTDAYLDSRRTRAGKPLKERTKKDVRYHLDGTFSEWKDKPVAEITRDMVLTRYKAKCKTSVAQANQSMRVLSALLNYAGATYRTPEGTRIIQDNPVEVLRDANVLRAVAPKKSMVPLDRLGEWWSAVQAMRADPALTPASRSAADLVALLAVTGLRLGEARSICWDQIEDASLRLTDTKNRTDVRLPLSDLAMEIIEARRNKTPFVFPARSGKGHLKDCRGQLMILAEKTGVDVTAHDLRRTFRTVAAKVGVELWRTKALMNHKQDQDITLAHYADLSDVRDLKPEADRIAQFFEEQKRVFEAGNVVTLERKA; encoded by the coding sequence ATGAAGCTAAACGCCACCACCATCAAGTCCGTCCAGGCACCGCAAAGCGGGTATGTTCTGCTATGGGACGATGATCTGCAAGGTTTCGGCCTGCGCGTCACCGCCAAGGGTGCCAAGTCCTACATTGTGCAGGCCAAGATCCACGGCAAGACCGTGCGCCATACCTTGGGCAAGCATGGCGTGCTCACCCCCGACCAGGCCCGCAAGAGGGCCAAGGCCAAACTCGGAGACATGGCCGAGGGCAAGAACCCCGTGGCCGAGAAGCGCCGCAAGAAGGCGCTCTCCGTGACCCTGGCGGACGTGACCGATGCATATCTGGATAGCCGTCGCACCCGGGCCGGAAAACCGCTCAAGGAACGCACCAAAAAGGATGTGCGCTACCACCTGGATGGCACCTTTTCCGAGTGGAAGGACAAGCCCGTGGCCGAGATCACGCGGGACATGGTGCTCACCCGCTACAAAGCCAAGTGCAAGACCTCCGTGGCACAGGCCAATCAGTCCATGCGGGTGCTGTCCGCCCTGCTGAATTACGCCGGAGCCACCTACCGCACCCCCGAGGGAACCCGGATCATCCAGGACAACCCCGTGGAGGTCCTGCGTGACGCCAACGTACTGCGAGCTGTGGCCCCGAAGAAAAGCATGGTGCCATTGGACCGCCTCGGGGAATGGTGGAGTGCTGTGCAGGCCATGAGGGCCGATCCCGCCCTGACCCCCGCATCGCGCTCCGCTGCCGATCTGGTGGCCCTGCTGGCCGTTACCGGATTGAGGCTCGGGGAGGCCCGTTCTATCTGCTGGGATCAGATCGAGGACGCAAGCCTTCGACTCACCGACACCAAGAACCGCACCGACGTTCGCCTCCCGCTTTCGGACCTGGCCATGGAGATCATCGAGGCCCGCAGGAACAAGACCCCGTTCGTGTTCCCCGCCCGCTCCGGTAAAGGGCATTTGAAGGACTGCCGGGGCCAGTTGATGATCCTGGCGGAAAAGACCGGGGTGGACGTGACCGCCCATGATCTGCGAAGAACATTCCGGACCGTGGCCGCCAAGGTAGGTGTCGAGTTGTGGCGCACCAAGGCCCTGATGAACCACAAGCAGGACCAGGACATCACCCTCGCCCACTACGCGGACCTGAGTGATGTGCGCGACCTCAAGCCCGAGGCCGACCGGATCGCGCAGTTCTTCGAGGAACAGAAGCGCGTCTTCGAGGCCGGCAACGTGGTGACGCTGGAGCGAAAAGCATGA